The following are from one region of the Chthoniobacterales bacterium genome:
- a CDS encoding aspartate kinase: protein IYTDVDGVYTCDPRVVPAARKIDTISYEEMLEMASSGSKVMQSRSVEFANKFNVLFEVRSSFNNNPGTIVKAETPGMEDVVIRGVSIERNQAKVTIEGVPDKTGTAAKIFNALAAANVVVDVIVQTAPHAGKTDISFTTNKDELEKADAALNAVAKEIGAAGVTRTAGVAKLSVVGIGMRSHSGVAAKLFDLLSNGGFNIQMISTSEIKIAVILDEDRIADAAKVVHEGFGLSTK, encoded by the coding sequence GATCTACACCGACGTGGACGGCGTTTACACCTGCGATCCGCGCGTCGTGCCGGCGGCCCGCAAAATCGATACCATCAGCTACGAGGAGATGCTCGAGATGGCATCGTCCGGCTCAAAGGTCATGCAGTCGCGATCGGTCGAGTTCGCCAACAAATTCAACGTCCTTTTCGAAGTGCGCAGCAGTTTCAACAACAACCCGGGAACCATCGTGAAAGCCGAAACACCAGGAATGGAGGACGTCGTGATCCGCGGCGTCAGCATCGAACGCAACCAGGCGAAAGTCACCATCGAGGGCGTCCCCGACAAGACCGGCACCGCGGCGAAAATCTTCAACGCGCTCGCCGCGGCCAATGTCGTGGTCGATGTTATCGTGCAGACCGCGCCCCACGCGGGAAAAACCGACATCTCGTTCACCACGAACAAAGACGAACTGGAAAAAGCGGATGCCGCGCTCAACGCGGTGGCCAAAGAAATCGGTGCGGCCGGTGTGACCCGCACCGCCGGGGTCGCCAAGCTGAGCGTGGTCGGCATCGGCATGCGCTCGCACTCCGGTGTGGCGGCGAAACTTTTCGACCTGCTCTCGAACGGCGGATTCAACATCCAGATGATCTCGACGTCGGAGATCAAAATCGCCGTCATCCTCGACGAGGATCGCATCGCCGACGCGGCCAAAGTCGTTCACGAAGGCTTCGGGCTTTCGACCAAATAG
- a CDS encoding DUF805 domain-containing protein — MNWYLDAWKNYVTFTGRARRKAYWMFVLFNIIAIIVLNIIEGVIGLRSEGGYGILSGLYSLAVILPGLAVAIRRLHDTGRCGWWILIGLIPLIGPIVLLVFFVQDSQPGENQYGPNPKGA; from the coding sequence ATGAATTGGTATCTTGATGCCTGGAAAAACTACGTCACGTTCACCGGCCGCGCCCGGCGCAAGGCTTACTGGATGTTCGTGCTGTTCAACATCATTGCGATCATCGTCCTGAACATCATCGAAGGCGTGATCGGCCTCCGCAGCGAGGGAGGCTACGGAATCCTGTCCGGCCTGTATTCGCTGGCGGTGATTCTTCCCGGACTCGCCGTTGCCATCCGGCGTCTTCACGACACCGGGCGTTGCGGATGGTGGATTCTTATCGGCTTGATTCCCCTGATCGGTCCCATCGTCCTGCTCGTGTTCTTTGTCCAAGACAGCCAACCGGGCGAGAACCAATACGGCCCGAATCCGAAAGGCGCCTGA
- a CDS encoding SDR family oxidoreductase, producing the protein MAGRGRTIVITGISRGCGRALAEHYLAEGHRVAGCARSQDVVDELRAEHGPLHHFSAVDVSDDEAVRVWACDVLAHFGAPDLLVNNAAVMAENAPLWDIPAPEFDAVIDTNIKGTAHVLRHYLPAMIHRGSGVVVNFSSGWGRSTSPEVAAYCASKWAIEGLTQALAQELPKGLPAVALNPGIINTDMLRSCFGKDGAARYPTADQWAKAAGPYLLDLGPKDNGRALTVPGMPSE; encoded by the coding sequence ATGGCCGGGCGCGGGCGAACAATCGTCATCACCGGGATTTCGCGCGGTTGCGGGCGCGCGTTGGCGGAACACTACCTAGCCGAGGGACACCGCGTGGCCGGTTGCGCAAGATCGCAGGATGTGGTGGACGAACTGCGCGCGGAACACGGCCCGCTGCACCATTTTTCTGCCGTCGATGTTTCGGATGACGAGGCGGTGCGCGTCTGGGCCTGCGATGTGCTCGCGCATTTCGGCGCACCGGATTTGCTGGTCAACAACGCGGCGGTCATGGCGGAAAACGCACCGCTTTGGGACATCCCGGCGCCCGAGTTCGATGCCGTGATCGACACCAACATCAAAGGCACGGCGCACGTGCTGCGTCACTATCTGCCGGCCATGATCCACCGCGGCTCCGGCGTGGTCGTCAATTTCAGCTCCGGCTGGGGACGTTCGACGTCACCCGAAGTGGCCGCCTACTGTGCGAGCAAATGGGCGATCGAGGGTCTCACGCAGGCGTTGGCGCAGGAACTTCCAAAAGGACTTCCGGCGGTGGCGCTCAACCCCGGCATCATCAACACGGACATGCTCCGATCCTGCTTCGGCAAAGATGGTGCCGCGCGATACCCGACAGCGGATCAATGGGCCAAAGCGGCCGGACCCTATCTTCTCGACCTCGGACCGAAGGACAACGGCAGGGCTCTCACCGTGCCGGGCATGCCGTCGGAATAG
- the lipA gene encoding lipoyl synthase has protein sequence MGCSKIDPSLHQAKKPDWIKVRLPSNPVFFSTKALVSDLRLHTVCESAQCPNRWECWSQGTATFMIAGDRCTRACGFCAVTTAKPFALEQDEPQRVAEAVGRMKLKHVVITAVARDDIPDGGALHFARTIEAVRQKDPAIIIEVLVPDFNGKDDSLRTVLEAAPHVFNHNIETVERLTPLVRSRAKYKLSLQFLRRAKELSPDVVTKSGMMLGLGETETEIFQAMDDLREHDVQVLTLGQYLRPTPQHLPVVEFIRPETFELYGDIARKKGFAHVASGPLVRSSYHADDFNPIEAKKRG, from the coding sequence ATGGGCTGCAGCAAAATTGATCCTTCTTTGCATCAAGCGAAGAAGCCGGACTGGATCAAAGTTCGCCTTCCGTCCAACCCGGTGTTCTTTTCCACCAAGGCGCTGGTTTCCGATCTCCGTTTGCACACGGTGTGCGAAAGCGCGCAGTGCCCGAACCGCTGGGAATGCTGGAGCCAAGGAACGGCGACCTTCATGATCGCGGGCGACCGCTGCACCCGTGCCTGCGGATTCTGCGCAGTGACCACGGCCAAGCCTTTCGCGCTCGAGCAGGACGAACCGCAGCGCGTGGCAGAAGCCGTGGGGCGGATGAAACTCAAACACGTCGTGATCACCGCGGTGGCGCGCGATGATATCCCGGACGGCGGGGCGCTGCATTTCGCGCGCACGATCGAGGCTGTGCGCCAAAAGGACCCGGCCATCATCATCGAGGTCCTGGTGCCCGACTTCAACGGCAAGGACGATTCACTGCGCACGGTGCTCGAGGCGGCGCCGCATGTTTTCAACCACAACATCGAGACGGTCGAACGCCTCACGCCGCTCGTGCGCTCGCGCGCCAAATACAAGCTCTCACTGCAATTCCTCCGGCGCGCCAAGGAACTGAGCCCGGACGTCGTCACCAAGAGCGGCATGATGCTCGGTCTCGGGGAAACGGAGACCGAAATTTTCCAGGCCATGGACGACCTGCGCGAGCACGATGTCCAGGTGCTGACTCTCGGGCAATATCTGCGCCCCACACCGCAGCACCTGCCAGTGGTGGAATTTATCCGTCCGGAAACATTCGAACTTTACGGCGACATCGCCCGGAAGAAAGGCTTCGCCCACGTGGCCAGCGGGCCGCTCGTCCGCAGCTCGTATCACGCGGACGACTTCAATCCGATCGAAGCGAAAAAGCGGGGTTGA
- the glnD gene encoding [protein-PII] uridylyltransferase: MSTTSDKSLAHAAEDLERQTRGKTAAESLAAYHRFRRHEEHRLRLRISSGAGGREVVRQRSDLVDVLVRHLYAQVCCEHTGRPKPDGLAVVAFGGYGRREMNPFSDVDIMFLHGKARPDEKQAAIIQDIVRMLWDIGFKVGHSARSVQEAITQANADLQTKTSMLESRFLCGDKDLCTKFRKEFEQKCVKGKEDAYTAWRLVNQKELHEQYGRIISMQEPNIKQGAGGLRDYQNLLWIGSMRHNAPTTAKLVEKKILTESERRLLDKAHDFLLRVRTEMHFINKRPTDTLTLHLQGQVATRLHYPHKHMLRRVEDFMRDYYMHTRNIRRIMEVAVHRMVPELKPSGHARRLIGLFAARDERPERFDGFYAKNGMLYADTPSVFGQDPQRLMRLFQHAQVRRLALSPELADLVRKRLDLVDRTFQYSRAAREVFLAILSRKGEVGRILRMMHETDFLGRYLPEFGRLTCLVQHEFFHRYTADEHTLLCIDKLDELIDTDDPKLKGYRALFQQCDTPSTLYLALLMHDTGKAENRRHHEDASALLTARVARRLQLPSGQRRALLLLVDNHGLLSKTAQSRNLDDPATISHFAGIVQSSEDLDSLMLITLADGRGTSDAAWSDWKEGLVWQLYRSTTAFLRQGEESFSQQRVGLEVLQKTVAEKLGADFAEETAAHFAQMPERYFRTFPAPDIADHIRFFREFYAAQLGEGAGGVCPVIKWVHQPEKGHSEVIVCGWDHPGLVARICAAFLSARINVLSADIYTRGDNLVLDFFRVCDPKHRPVDSERDHRMVERLLDESLLDPDFDFLPHIEKARQRMRYFMSQEADIPTRITVDDRSHPVFTIVDIETPDRMGLLYDLFAAIANLGLSLELARITTEKEVAMDTFYLVRAKDGEKITSDRDIRALQRALHDAAVGSPAK; the protein is encoded by the coding sequence ATGTCCACGACCTCCGACAAAAGCCTTGCGCACGCCGCCGAAGACCTCGAACGGCAGACCCGCGGAAAGACGGCCGCGGAATCGCTGGCTGCTTACCATCGTTTCCGCCGACACGAGGAACACCGCCTGCGGTTGCGGATATCGTCGGGCGCGGGCGGGCGCGAGGTTGTGCGGCAGCGCAGCGATCTGGTCGATGTGCTCGTCCGCCATCTCTACGCGCAGGTTTGCTGCGAACACACCGGGCGCCCCAAACCCGACGGGTTGGCCGTGGTGGCGTTCGGCGGCTACGGACGCCGGGAGATGAACCCTTTCAGCGACGTGGACATCATGTTCCTGCACGGCAAAGCGCGACCGGACGAAAAACAGGCCGCGATCATCCAGGACATCGTGCGCATGCTTTGGGACATCGGATTCAAGGTCGGGCACTCGGCGCGCTCGGTGCAGGAGGCCATCACGCAGGCCAACGCCGACCTCCAGACCAAGACTTCCATGCTCGAGTCGCGCTTCCTCTGCGGCGACAAGGACCTTTGCACGAAGTTCCGCAAGGAATTCGAACAAAAATGCGTGAAGGGCAAGGAGGACGCTTACACCGCCTGGCGGCTGGTCAACCAAAAGGAACTTCACGAACAATACGGGCGCATCATCTCGATGCAGGAGCCCAACATCAAACAGGGCGCGGGCGGATTGCGCGACTACCAGAACCTGCTGTGGATCGGGTCCATGCGCCACAACGCGCCGACCACGGCGAAGCTCGTGGAAAAAAAAATCCTCACCGAGAGCGAGCGACGACTGCTCGACAAAGCCCACGATTTTCTCCTCCGGGTGCGCACGGAGATGCATTTTATCAACAAGCGTCCGACCGACACGTTGACACTGCACCTTCAGGGCCAGGTGGCCACGCGCCTCCACTATCCGCACAAGCACATGCTGAGGCGCGTCGAGGATTTCATGCGCGACTACTACATGCACACGCGCAACATCCGCCGGATCATGGAGGTCGCCGTGCACCGCATGGTGCCGGAGCTGAAGCCTTCGGGCCACGCACGCAGACTGATCGGCCTGTTTGCGGCGCGCGACGAGCGGCCGGAGCGCTTCGACGGGTTTTACGCCAAAAACGGGATGCTCTACGCGGATACGCCCTCGGTGTTCGGCCAGGACCCGCAGCGCCTCATGCGCCTTTTCCAGCACGCGCAGGTCCGCCGACTCGCGCTTTCGCCCGAGCTGGCCGACCTCGTGCGCAAGCGCCTCGACCTTGTTGATCGCACCTTCCAATACTCGCGCGCGGCGCGCGAGGTGTTCCTCGCCATCCTTTCCCGCAAAGGTGAAGTCGGGCGCATCCTGCGCATGATGCACGAGACCGACTTTCTGGGCCGTTATCTTCCGGAGTTCGGAAGGCTCACCTGCCTGGTGCAGCACGAGTTTTTCCACCGCTACACCGCCGACGAACACACGCTGCTTTGCATCGACAAGCTCGACGAGTTGATCGACACCGACGACCCGAAGCTCAAGGGCTACCGCGCGCTGTTCCAGCAGTGCGACACGCCGTCCACCCTCTACCTTGCGCTGCTCATGCACGACACGGGCAAGGCGGAAAACCGCCGGCATCACGAGGATGCCAGCGCCCTCCTCACCGCGCGCGTCGCCCGCAGGCTGCAGCTGCCTTCCGGCCAGCGCCGCGCTCTCCTGCTGCTCGTGGACAACCACGGTCTGCTCTCGAAGACAGCCCAGTCGCGCAACCTGGACGACCCGGCGACCATCTCGCACTTCGCCGGCATCGTGCAAAGCTCCGAGGACCTCGATTCGCTCATGCTCATCACCCTGGCCGACGGACGCGGGACGAGCGACGCTGCATGGTCGGATTGGAAGGAAGGGCTCGTCTGGCAACTTTACCGTTCGACCACGGCTTTCCTCAGACAAGGCGAAGAATCCTTCAGTCAGCAGCGCGTCGGGCTCGAGGTCCTGCAAAAGACTGTCGCCGAAAAGCTGGGCGCCGATTTCGCCGAGGAAACCGCGGCCCATTTCGCGCAAATGCCCGAGCGCTACTTCCGCACGTTCCCGGCGCCGGACATCGCAGACCACATCCGGTTTTTCCGGGAATTTTATGCCGCGCAACTCGGCGAAGGCGCGGGCGGCGTTTGTCCGGTGATCAAGTGGGTGCACCAACCCGAAAAAGGACACAGCGAGGTCATCGTCTGCGGCTGGGATCACCCCGGACTCGTCGCGCGCATCTGCGCCGCGTTCCTCTCCGCGCGAATCAACGTGCTGAGCGCGGACATCTACACGCGCGGCGACAATCTCGTGCTGGATTTTTTCCGCGTCTGCGACCCCAAGCACCGTCCGGTGGACAGCGAGCGCGACCACCGCATGGTCGAGCGGCTCCTGGACGAGTCGCTGCTCGATCCCGATTTCGACTTCCTCCCGCACATCGAAAAGGCGCGCCAGCGCATGCGCTACTTCATGTCGCAAGAAGCCGACATCCCCACGCGCATCACGGTCGATGACCGCAGCCACCCCGTCTTCACCATCGTGGACATCGAGACGCCCGACCGGATGGGGCTGCTTTACGATCTGTTTGCGGCCATCGCGAACCTGGGGTTGTCGCTGGAACTGGCGCGCATCACCACGGAAAAGGAAGTGGCCATGGACACCTTCTATCTCGTGCGCGCCAAGGACGGCGAAAAAATCACGAGCGACCGCGACATCCGCGCACTGCAACGCGCGCTGCACGATGCGGCCGTCGGCTCGCCGGCGAAATAG
- a CDS encoding OmpA family protein, with protein MNRSSVMQQLEEEAPKKDLRARFLLVALLLSLAIHAGFLWWARDYPVKTFSDSYYEEMVPRAFKVDRVEIDSRLLEDDPAPEAARTMNTPAPVDLPPEDVTAELPQTQHAPAKPGDIGLEKEPPPDIRRAAAEGAARLNAAAASALEDDLDAMREAMLAEDAASPAQPAIELAAGASARGGDAVPEGYSNLDELLSQSGGLSASQAPIFMPSDVLFGYDESFLRPEAVTSLEKLGELIRRNPRARFRIEGHTDSFGGTEYNARLSLARAESVKQWLAGTMAIDPSCIETRGLGSTRPLAPLGGTVEEQKLNRRVEIVILRTDAGE; from the coding sequence ATGAACCGCTCGTCCGTGATGCAACAGCTCGAAGAGGAGGCGCCGAAGAAAGACCTGCGGGCGCGCTTCCTTCTTGTCGCACTGTTGCTTTCGCTGGCCATCCACGCCGGCTTCCTGTGGTGGGCACGCGACTATCCGGTGAAGACTTTCAGTGATTCCTACTACGAGGAGATGGTCCCGCGCGCGTTCAAAGTGGACCGTGTCGAGATCGACTCCCGGTTGCTCGAGGATGATCCGGCGCCCGAAGCCGCACGCACGATGAACACCCCCGCGCCGGTGGATCTGCCGCCCGAGGACGTGACCGCGGAACTTCCGCAAACGCAACATGCGCCCGCCAAACCCGGAGACATCGGCTTGGAAAAGGAACCGCCGCCCGACATCCGACGCGCCGCCGCCGAGGGCGCCGCACGGCTGAACGCCGCCGCAGCCAGCGCGCTCGAAGATGATCTCGACGCGATGCGCGAAGCGATGCTGGCCGAGGATGCCGCATCACCGGCCCAACCCGCCATCGAACTCGCGGCCGGAGCCTCCGCCCGTGGTGGCGATGCGGTGCCCGAAGGCTACAGCAATCTGGATGAGCTGCTCAGCCAAAGCGGAGGGCTTTCCGCCTCGCAAGCCCCGATCTTCATGCCGTCCGACGTCCTCTTCGGCTACGACGAATCTTTCCTGCGACCCGAGGCCGTCACCAGTCTGGAGAAACTCGGCGAGCTGATCCGCCGCAATCCCCGGGCGCGCTTCCGCATCGAGGGTCACACCGATTCTTTCGGCGGCACAGAATACAACGCGCGGCTGAGCCTCGCGCGCGCCGAGTCGGTGAAACAATGGCTGGCCGGAACCATGGCCATCGATCCTTCGTGCATCGAAACACGCGGCCTGGGCAGCACGCGCCCGCTCGCCCCCCTGGGCGGGACCGTCGAGGAGCAAAAGCTCAACCGGCGCGTGGAGATCGTCATCCTGCGGACCGACGCCGGAGAATAA
- a CDS encoding ATP phosphoribosyltransferase yields the protein MQKPTLRIGLPSGSLMDQTLALFAKAGFAISGASRSYRPSVDDPELVVRLLRAQEISRYVEQGFLDCGITGRDWVAENGSDVASLCDLPYSKATSAPTRWVVVVPEDSPVKKIEDLAGKRVATEAVGLTKEFFRRRGVEADVEFSWGATEVKVPDLVDAIVDITETGSSLRANKLRILETIMESYPVFIANRTAYSDEWKRGKMDRVVLLLQGALAARDKVGLKMNLPQASLENLLEQLPALRNPTVSPLAHDGWVAVETVIDEKVVREIIPQLKALGAEGIIEYPLNKLVY from the coding sequence ATGCAGAAACCCACGCTCAGGATCGGTTTGCCATCGGGCAGTTTGATGGATCAAACCTTGGCGCTTTTTGCCAAGGCGGGATTCGCCATTTCCGGTGCCAGCCGTTCTTACCGGCCGTCGGTCGATGACCCGGAGTTGGTGGTCCGCCTGCTGCGGGCCCAGGAAATCAGCCGCTACGTCGAACAAGGCTTCCTCGATTGCGGGATCACCGGCCGCGATTGGGTCGCGGAAAACGGATCCGACGTCGCTTCGCTCTGCGACCTGCCTTACAGCAAGGCGACTTCCGCACCGACACGCTGGGTGGTTGTGGTCCCCGAGGACTCGCCCGTGAAGAAAATCGAGGATCTTGCCGGCAAGCGCGTGGCCACCGAGGCGGTGGGTCTGACGAAAGAATTTTTCCGCCGCCGCGGGGTCGAGGCCGACGTGGAATTCAGCTGGGGTGCGACCGAAGTCAAGGTGCCGGACCTCGTTGATGCCATCGTCGATATCACCGAGACCGGTTCCTCTTTGCGTGCCAACAAACTCCGGATCCTCGAGACGATCATGGAGTCTTACCCTGTCTTCATCGCCAACCGCACGGCCTACTCGGATGAGTGGAAGCGCGGCAAAATGGACCGCGTTGTTCTGCTGCTTCAAGGCGCCTTGGCCGCCCGCGACAAAGTCGGCCTCAAAATGAACCTCCCCCAAGCGAGCTTGGAGAATTTGCTTGAGCAATTGCCCGCTCTCCGGAATCCTACGGTTTCACCTTTGGCTCACGATGGCTGGGTTGCCGTCGAGACAGTCATCGATGAGAAGGTTGTCCGCGAAATCATCCCGCAACTCAAAGCGCTGGGTGCCGAGGGCATCATAGAATATCCCCTGAACAAGTTGGTTTATTGA
- a CDS encoding AURKAIP1/COX24 domain-containing protein, translating into MGSIKKKRKAKIAKHKRRKRMKLNRHKKRLRYKS; encoded by the coding sequence ATGGGTTCGATCAAAAAAAAGCGGAAGGCGAAGATCGCCAAGCACAAGCGCCGCAAGCGCATGAAGCTTAACCGCCACAAGAAGCGTTTGCGCTACAAGAGCTAA
- a CDS encoding tetratricopeptide repeat protein, giving the protein MVARFRLRFVVARFTALAVWFAAGLAPHAFAAAVDGSGDDAEQVREASLAPESEKRAEAMAHVAAGYLAADTDPDRALHHNLRALERDLSNHSLAREVSAALLQRGDVPEALAVLKDSLKRNPDSAALALRIAGIYAVTLRKLEPAERFARQALAADPDLIECYQMLYTVQRAAGQPGEAATLLDRAAKRGNDRPEFWAGLGDLCIRQLLGGGANGERLRTEALAHYRRAAELARQDPVVLGRALNFFFAGGHMDDAISAANRLLILDPSDTGVREKLALALVSKGKDDDALTELTRVQADNPASLMAYRAHGEILLKRGDYENAVGKYEMALALNDEDPRLYLEVADLCIKAENYDRAVHWLGEARAKFNRLPEFPFYEAQVLGHLKRWREALNALDMAESLAKLYQPSFLDADFYFQHGVAAERAGEHGEAVLRFQACLERDGNYAAALNYLGYMWADRGENLAQAEEYIRRALAQEPDNPAYLDSLGWVCHQQGRYHEALVPLERAVQLASEPDATIQEHLGDVLEKLGRTKDAIKAWERAATLEGASPDIATKLQRAKGGLDLSASSVTPPAR; this is encoded by the coding sequence ATGGTCGCGCGTTTCCGGTTGCGTTTCGTCGTAGCCAGATTCACTGCCCTGGCTGTCTGGTTCGCAGCCGGCTTGGCGCCGCATGCCTTTGCGGCTGCGGTCGATGGCTCGGGGGACGACGCCGAGCAAGTGCGCGAGGCTTCCTTGGCTCCAGAATCGGAGAAGCGCGCCGAAGCCATGGCCCATGTTGCCGCCGGCTATCTCGCGGCCGATACCGATCCCGATCGCGCCCTGCACCACAACCTGCGCGCCCTCGAGAGGGACTTGTCGAATCACTCACTCGCCCGCGAGGTGTCGGCCGCCTTGCTGCAGCGTGGCGATGTTCCCGAAGCACTCGCCGTCCTCAAAGACTCGCTCAAGCGCAACCCGGATTCCGCTGCCCTCGCGCTGCGCATCGCCGGCATTTATGCGGTGACATTGCGCAAGCTCGAGCCCGCGGAACGCTTCGCACGCCAAGCGCTCGCTGCCGATCCCGATCTCATCGAGTGCTACCAGATGCTCTACACCGTGCAGCGCGCGGCGGGGCAACCGGGCGAAGCCGCGACACTTTTGGATCGCGCGGCTAAGCGTGGCAATGACCGCCCGGAATTTTGGGCCGGACTCGGTGATCTCTGCATCCGCCAACTCCTCGGCGGTGGTGCGAACGGTGAAAGACTGCGGACCGAGGCTTTGGCGCACTACCGCCGTGCCGCGGAACTCGCGCGGCAGGATCCCGTCGTGCTGGGCCGGGCCTTGAATTTCTTTTTCGCCGGCGGCCACATGGACGACGCGATATCCGCAGCCAACCGGCTGCTCATCTTGGATCCGTCCGACACCGGAGTCCGCGAAAAGCTTGCCTTGGCTCTCGTTTCCAAGGGCAAGGACGACGATGCGCTCACCGAACTCACGCGCGTGCAGGCCGACAACCCCGCGAGTCTCATGGCCTACCGCGCGCACGGGGAGATCCTTCTCAAGCGCGGGGATTACGAAAATGCCGTGGGAAAATACGAAATGGCCCTCGCTCTCAACGACGAGGATCCGCGCCTCTATCTCGAAGTCGCCGATCTTTGCATCAAGGCGGAGAACTACGACCGCGCGGTGCACTGGCTCGGCGAAGCCCGCGCGAAATTCAACCGCCTTCCCGAGTTTCCTTTTTACGAGGCGCAGGTGCTCGGGCACCTCAAGCGCTGGCGCGAGGCGCTCAACGCGCTCGATATGGCCGAGTCGCTTGCGAAGCTTTACCAGCCGTCATTCCTCGACGCCGATTTCTATTTTCAGCATGGCGTCGCGGCCGAGCGGGCCGGGGAACACGGGGAAGCCGTCCTGCGCTTCCAGGCCTGCCTCGAACGCGACGGCAACTACGCCGCCGCACTCAATTACCTCGGCTACATGTGGGCCGACCGCGGCGAGAACCTCGCGCAGGCCGAGGAATACATCCGTCGGGCCCTCGCGCAGGAACCGGACAATCCCGCCTACCTCGACAGCCTCGGATGGGTCTGCCATCAGCAGGGGCGCTACCACGAAGCGCTCGTGCCGCTCGAGCGCGCCGTGCAACTCGCCTCCGAGCCCGATGCCACGATCCAGGAGCATCTCGGCGATGTGCTCGAGAAACTCGGGCGCACCAAGGACGCGATCAAGGCATGGGAGCGCGCGGCAACGCTCGAGGGAGCCTCGCCGGATATCGCGACGAAGCTGCAACGGGCGAAGGGCGGACTCGACCTCTCCGCGAGCAGTGTGACGCCGCCGGCACGCTGA
- the cysC gene encoding adenylyl-sulfate kinase, producing the protein MKNIHPEHGRFLDRASKEKLLGQRGVVLWLFGLSGSGKSTIANDAERALHALGRMTVILDGDNLRTGLNSNLGFSDEERTENVRRVAETAKLLAGQGIIVFVSVITPLRRHRAAARQIIGPDFHEIYVKADFGTCAQRDPKGLYAKAQEGKIGQFTGKDSGFEEPENPALVLDTQARSVDQCASDLLGYWRSVADGRRGE; encoded by the coding sequence ATGAAAAATATCCATCCCGAACACGGACGGTTCCTCGACCGAGCATCGAAGGAAAAATTGCTCGGCCAGCGCGGTGTTGTGCTTTGGCTCTTTGGTCTTTCGGGCTCGGGCAAATCGACGATCGCCAACGATGCGGAGCGCGCTCTGCACGCCCTGGGTCGCATGACCGTGATCCTCGACGGCGACAATCTGCGCACCGGGTTGAACAGCAACCTCGGGTTCTCCGACGAGGAGCGCACCGAGAATGTCCGCCGCGTGGCCGAGACGGCCAAGCTTCTCGCGGGGCAGGGGATCATCGTGTTCGTTTCCGTCATCACGCCGCTCCGCCGCCATCGCGCCGCAGCCCGGCAAATCATCGGACCCGACTTCCACGAGATTTACGTGAAGGCGGATTTCGGCACCTGCGCGCAGCGCGACCCCAAAGGCCTCTACGCCAAGGCCCAAGAAGGAAAAATCGGACAGTTCACCGGAAAGGACAGCGGCTTCGAGGAGCCCGAGAATCCGGCGCTTGTCCTTGACACGCAGGCCCGTTCCGTCGATCAGTGTGCGTCCGATTTGCTCGGGTATTGGCGGTCCGTCGCGGACGGCCGCCGGGGGGAGTAA
- the cysD gene encoding sulfate adenylyltransferase subunit CysD, whose translation MPHYQLDHLDQLEAEAIFVLRETAAQFQNAALLFSGGKDSIVMAHLAAKAFWPAKIPFPLLHIDTGHNFEETIAYRDAFAGKLGARLVVGSVQDSIDKGRVKEEKGPHASRNALQSVTLLDTVEEHKFTACLGGGRRDEEKARAKERFFSHRDDFGQWDPKNQRPELWNLFNGRHHPGEHFRVFPLSNFTEMDIWMYLRREEIDLPSLYFAHERDVFARNGSLLAVSEHITMLDTEKPERKTVRFRTIGDVTCTGAVESKAATLDEVIAEVAAARQTERGTRADDKRSETAMEDRKKEGYF comes from the coding sequence ATGCCGCATTACCAGCTAGACCACCTCGACCAGCTCGAGGCCGAAGCAATCTTCGTCCTGCGCGAGACCGCCGCGCAGTTCCAGAATGCGGCACTGCTTTTTTCAGGAGGCAAGGACTCGATCGTCATGGCCCACCTCGCCGCCAAGGCCTTCTGGCCGGCGAAAATACCTTTCCCCCTTCTCCACATCGATACCGGCCACAATTTCGAAGAGACGATCGCTTACCGTGATGCCTTCGCCGGGAAACTCGGTGCCCGCCTCGTGGTCGGCAGCGTGCAGGACTCGATCGACAAGGGCAGGGTCAAAGAGGAGAAAGGTCCGCATGCTTCGCGCAACGCGTTGCAGTCGGTGACGCTGCTCGACACGGTCGAAGAGCACAAATTCACCGCTTGCCTCGGTGGCGGCCGCCGCGACGAGGAAAAAGCTCGCGCCAAGGAGCGCTTCTTCTCCCACCGCGACGACTTCGGACAGTGGGATCCGAAAAACCAGCGCCCCGAATTGTGGAATCTTTTCAATGGCCGCCATCATCCCGGCGAGCATTTCCGCGTCTTCCCGCTGTCGAACTTCACCGAGATGGACATCTGGATGTATCTCCGCCGCGAAGAGATCGACCTGCCTTCGCTTTACTTCGCCCACGAGCGAGATGTCTTCGCGCGCAACGGCTCGCTGCTCGCTGTTTCCGAGCACATCACCATGCTCGACACCGAAAAGCCCGAACGGAAAACGGTGCGTTTCCGCACCATCGGCGACGTGACCTGCACCGGCGCGGTCGAATCAAAGGCCGCAACCCTCGACGAAGTCATCGCCGAGGTCGCCGCCGCGCGGCAGACCGAGCGCGGAACGCGGGCCGACGACAAACGCTCCGAGACGGCCATGGAAGACCGCAAGAAGGAGGGCTACTTCTGA